The sequence GTACGTCGGGTACGCGAGGCGCGGGTAGGCCACCCTGTCCCCCGGGCCGAGTCCCAGCTGGGTCGGCAGCCAGGCCACCAGTTCCTTGGAGCCGACCACCGGCAGGACGTTGCGGTGGGTGAGGTCACGGGCGCCCAGCCGACGCCCGCACCAGCCGACCAGGGCGTCCCGCAGTTCCGGTGTGCCCCACACCGTCGGATAGCCGGGCGAGTCGGCGGCCTCGACCAGCGCCTTCCGGATCAGCTCGGGCACCGGGTCGACGGGGGTGCCGACGGAGAGGTCGACGATGCCGTCCGGGTGGGCGGCGGCCGTCGCCTTGTAGGGCTCCAGCTTGTCCCAGGGAAAGGCGGGAAGCCGGTCGGAGACTGCGGACACGGTTTCTGGCTCACTTTCTGCACGGCGAGAACGGCGCCGAACACGACGGCGAAACACGGCGGTCCCGTACGGCCGCGGGCCGTACGGGACCAAGGCGGCACTCCCCCGGCCGACGCCGAGGGGACCGCGAACGCACGAGTCGCTTACTGGTTCTGCGGCGGCAGCGCTGCGACGAAGGGATGGTCGCGCTCGATGAGTCCCAGCTTGCTGGCACCGCCGGGCGAGCCGAGCTCGTCGAAGAACTCGACGTTCGCCTTGTAGTAGTCCTTCCACTCCTCGGGAGTGTCGTCCTCGTAGAAGATCGCCTCGACCGGGCAGACCGGCTCACAGGCACCACAGTCGACGCATTCGTCCGGGTGGATGTACAAGGACCGGGAGCCCTCGTAGATGCAGTCGACCGGGCACTCCTCGATGCACGCCTTGTCCTTGACGTCGACACAAGGCTGCGCGATGACGTAGGTCACGCTGTCGTTCCTCCTCGATAGGGCGCTGGCGAGCCGTCTTCAGGCTCCGCCACCTGGCGCGCGGGAGCGCGGCGTCGTCGATGCCCGCACCTAGTATCTCCGTTCTTGGGCATGATCCGAACAGGAGGGTTGGACTGAGCTGTGGATTTCTCTCCACACTTCCGGCTGGAGGTCCGTGTCACCCCCGCTGACGTGGGCAAACGTGTATCGGTGCGACGGTTGCGCGAAGGAGCCCCCGAGGGTGAGAAGTTCACCGACACGGTCGGTGTTCTCACATCCTGGGACAACGGTGTGCTGCTGATCACACGCCGGTCCGGGGAAAGCGTCCACATTCCGGAATCGACGCTGGTCGCGGGCAAGGTCGTCCCCTCCGCGCCGGCCCGCAGACGGGGCCCGGCGGCCTCGTACGAAGAGCTGGCGCGGGTCGCCGCCCGGGCCTGGCAGCCGGTGGAGCGTGAGCGGCTCGGAGAGTGGGAACTGCGCGCCGCGTCCGGTTTCACGCGGCGCGCCAACTCGGTGCTGCCCCTCGGCGGTCCCGGCGTGCCCCTGGACGAGGCGCTGTCGCTCGTACGGGAGTGGTACGCGGCCCGGGGGCTGCCCGCGTACACGCAGACGGCCACGGGCGCGCAGGGCACGCAGGAGTCGCTGTGCGCGGAGCTGGAGTCTCGGGGGTGGGTGCGTGAGGTGTCCGCGGAGCTGTGGACCGGGGCGCTGGCGCCGGTGGCGGACCTTCCGGACCCCGGGCCCGACCGGCCGGTCGCGTTGTCGCGCGAGGCGGACGAGGGGTGGCTGGGGCGGTACCAGCGCAAGGGGGTGAGCGAGGTGGCGCTGAAGGTGCTGGGCAGCGGGCCCTCGGTGTGGTTCGCGACCGTGCCCGGCAGTGAGCCGGGCGTGCCCGCGGCGATCGGCCGTTGTGTGGTCGACGGCCGCTGGGCCGGGTTCGCCGCGGTGGAGGTGGATCCCGCGCTGCGCCGCCAGGGCCTCGCCACGACGGTCATGACGGCGCTCGCCCGCCGGGCCCTGGCGGAGGGCGCCTCGGCCGCGTGGCTCCAGGTGGAGACGGACAACAAGGCAGCACGCTCCCTCTACACCCGAATGGGCTTCACCCCCCACCACGCCTACCACCACTACCGAGCCCCACGAGCCCCGAGCCCCACAAGGGGCGCGGGGAACAGCGCGAGCAACCCTCACCGGCCCGCACCCGACAACACACCCGCACCACCTCCCACCGGGGGCGCGGGGAACGGCGCGACCAGTCACAACGCTCACGCACCCGACAGCACCCCGGCACCATCCCCCACCAGGGGCGCGGGGAACTGCGCACCCAACCACGACGCTCCCGCACCCGGACGCACCCCGGACGCACCCCGGAAAGTCCCCCACGCCTCCCGCAGGGAACTGCGTGGCGGAGCCACCGACCGGTATCGATCGGCGTGAAAGGGCACGAAGCAGCTATGCGTCCACTACATCCCCCCGACCCGGCGCGAAGCGCCGAATGGCGGCGGCGGTTCGGCGAAGAGGCACGGGCCGACCGCCCCGACCTGTCGGCCCTGTGCCTGCTGGTGGGCGCCCAGGCGGACGGGGCGCTGACCGAGGCCGGACTGGACGCGGCCCAGATCGAGCTGGACCGGCTGGCCGGGGAGCTGCCGTTCCGGCCGGGCGGACCGCGTTCCTGGGCCACGGCGCTCTCCGAACACCTCGGCGGCCTCGGGTTCCGCGGCTCACCCGGCGACTACCAGCGGCTGGAGTCCTCGCTGCTGCACAAGGTCCTGAGCCGGCGCCGCGGACTGCCCATCCTGCTCTCGGTGGTGTGGATGGAGGTCGCGAGGAGGGCCGGGGCGCCCGTCTACGGGGTCGCCCTGCCCGGTCACTTCGTCGTCGGCTTCGGCCCGCCCGAGCAGCAGGTCCTCGTCGACCCCTTCGACGGCGGCCGCGTACTGACCGGCACCGACGCCGAACTGCTGGTGGCCGGCGCCACCGGCTCACCGCTCGACCCGTCGATGCTCTCGCCCGCCGATCCGCTCGACGTCGTCCTGCGCATCCTCAACAACATCCGGGCCTGGGCCGCCGCCCGCCCCGAGCGCTCCGACGTCGCCCTCTGGGCGGTCGACCTCTCCCTGCTGCTGCCCTCGCACCCGGCCCGCCTGCGCTACGAGCGCGCCCAGCTCCTCGTCCAGCGCGGCGACTTCCTCACGGGCGCCACGGAACTCGACGCGTACGCGGAGATCGTGGCCGCCGTCGACGAACCGGCGGCGGCCCGCGTACGGAGCCAGGCGCACGCGGCCCGCGCGATGCTCAACTGAGACCCGTCCCGCACTGTCAGGACCTCTCGGCGGCATTGCCAGGGCCTCTGGTGTCGTTGTCAGGGCCCCTTGACGGCGTTGTCAGGCCCCCTTGGCGGCCAGTTCCTCCAGCGTCCGGGCCACCGACCCGAGGAAGGCGGCGTACGCCCGGGCGCTGCACGGCAGTTCGGGGTTCCAGGGCCGTACGGTCGCGGCGGCGGTCAGGGCCTGCCAGGCGGGTACGGAGTCCAACTCCGCAGCCGGGGCGGCGTTCCCCCGGACGTCCGCGAGGACCAGGTCGGGAGCCAGTGCCACCGCCTGCTCCCAGGTGGTCGTGGCCCAGTTCGCGCCGCCCTCGCCCGGCTCGATCAACTCCACGCCCAGCTCGGCCAGACGACGCAGCTCGGGCCAGGCCCGGGGACGGGCGAGATGCACCTGGCCCGGCCCCGCGGCCGACAGCGCGAGCACCTTCGGCGGCACCGGGACCACCGACCGTACCGCCGACCGGACAGCGCCCTCCGTCTCCGCCAACTCGTGCTCGTGACCGGCCGGTTCACCGCCGAGGGCTGCGGCCAGTGCGGCGAAGCGCGCCAGGATGCGGGGCAGCGAGGTGTCGGCGCCCACCGCGAGGGCGAGTACGGGCGCGCCCGCCCGTTCGGCCGCCGCCTCCGTGACGGCGTACGGCTGCTGTCCGTCGTAGGTGACGTCGACGACCAGGTCCGGCCGCACGGAGGCTATCGCCGAGCTGTCGAGGGTTCTGCCCGCGCCCAGGTAGGGGACGTCCGCGAGCGAACCGGACTTGGCCCGGTCGGGCTCGTCGCCGTCGTGCCCGGATCCGTACACCGCTACGGGCCGCACCCCCAGGTCCCACAGCCCGGCGCCCGCGCGTACGTACGCGGCGACCCGCTCGGGCCGCCCGGTGCGCCCGGTGCGCCGAACCGTGATTCCCCGGTCGTCCGTGAATTCCCAGCCCATACGGCATCCGCCCCTTCGGCACCCGCCCAGCGCGGCCCTCTCGGGCAACGATGCGGCGGAGGTCCGAACAGGACAAGAGGGCACCCGGCCATCACCGGGTGCCCTCTCGACCCTTCGCTCGACCTTTCGCGAAGCTGGGTTCTACGTGGGGTTGGTCTCGATCACGCCGACGCGGTCCGTCGCCGACTTGCCCAGGAGCGCCTGGCGCAGTGCGCCGACCACGTCCTGCGGGGTCACGGCGGTCTTCTTGCCGTTGCCCCGGGCGATCGTCACACCGTCGAACGCGCCGCCGTACAGCTCCTTCAGCGCGGGCAGGTCGTAGTAGTCGACCAGCTTGCCCTCGGGGGTGGCCTTGACGCCGAGGAACTTCCACAGGGAGTTCTCGGGGCTGAACTGGACCACCGCCGTGCCCGCCTTGACGGTCACGAGTCCGGACATCGCGGGCTGCGCGAACTCCTTCATCATGCGGTCGACCTCGGCCTTGGAGACCTTGGGCTCCTTCGCCGTGGTGGGCACCCGCACGGCGGGCGACTTCCCGGTCTCCACCTGGGTGCGGTACGCGTCCTCGACGGCGTCCGTCGACCGGCCGATGTCGATTCCCTTGCCCGCCTTGCCGTACACGGCGACGGCCTTGCCCGACTGGAACTTGATCGTGCCCTCGGTCGCCGAGCCCGAGCCGCCCGCGGCCCCTTCGAGCGCGGCGGCCAGCTTCTCCTCGTCGACGGGCATCACGGGGGCGACGACCCGCTCGTTGCCGAACAGCGAGCCGATCACCGAGACGGGGTTGTAGTCGCTGCCCGCGGCGGCCCGCACCGTGGCCTGGCTGTCGAGCTGCAGCCCGGCCTGGTCCGGCTTCAGCGCGACGGTGTCGCCCTCGACCGACAGCTGGAGCGGCTTGGCGGCCCGCGCCTTGA is a genomic window of Streptomyces sp. NBC_00414 containing:
- the fdxA gene encoding ferredoxin — its product is MTYVIAQPCVDVKDKACIEECPVDCIYEGSRSLYIHPDECVDCGACEPVCPVEAIFYEDDTPEEWKDYYKANVEFFDELGSPGGASKLGLIERDHPFVAALPPQNQ
- a CDS encoding transglutaminase-like domain-containing protein, whose amino-acid sequence is MRPLHPPDPARSAEWRRRFGEEARADRPDLSALCLLVGAQADGALTEAGLDAAQIELDRLAGELPFRPGGPRSWATALSEHLGGLGFRGSPGDYQRLESSLLHKVLSRRRGLPILLSVVWMEVARRAGAPVYGVALPGHFVVGFGPPEQQVLVDPFDGGRVLTGTDAELLVAGATGSPLDPSMLSPADPLDVVLRILNNIRAWAAARPERSDVALWAVDLSLLLPSHPARLRYERAQLLVQRGDFLTGATELDAYAEIVAAVDEPAAARVRSQAHAARAMLN
- a CDS encoding ABC transporter substrate-binding protein, with amino-acid sequence MGWEFTDDRGITVRRTGRTGRPERVAAYVRAGAGLWDLGVRPVAVYGSGHDGDEPDRAKSGSLADVPYLGAGRTLDSSAIASVRPDLVVDVTYDGQQPYAVTEAAAERAGAPVLALAVGADTSLPRILARFAALAAALGGEPAGHEHELAETEGAVRSAVRSVVPVPPKVLALSAAGPGQVHLARPRAWPELRRLAELGVELIEPGEGGANWATTTWEQAVALAPDLVLADVRGNAAPAAELDSVPAWQALTAAATVRPWNPELPCSARAYAAFLGSVARTLEELAAKGA